A stretch of the Rhizomicrobium sp. genome encodes the following:
- a CDS encoding TonB-dependent receptor, producing MRKLFLPLLAGLTALPLTAALGADANAVETVVVTGSLENEIPQLLSRNGTQVDVIAAKAIKNGSYVDISQTLAAEAPGLYISSQHGPFDYVDVSLLGSRTADVLWLVDGVRIDNRLYAGTTPLDSIPASMVERIEVIQGGESLFYGTQAVAGAVNIITKSFSSTPDGAVTIGGDTNYGAHADGYFRDGFGRSKFVVYGSADISPGFRPIPEGEFQPSETLRMRGYHVFSGGGKYQFAATDDLTFTASYEKNIAHLEYPSPQDVNTAFNQRSEDLVTAKIDYAPSDDVQLFVKGYYHWWISHYTEFDNDPAGGLDIEDDHDHWGYVDRGVNAMAKIGLLPGLSSVVGYDYQNYNGNDAVLVIAPQSEEAHAVFGQIEAADLIPNAHLAVGVRYNMPSVGESAFVWNVSGQYDVSDMLYVKGMAGTSFRLPTAEELFANDPDDERGNPGLRPERSIGFNGSVGGHFDLGVPVDWHVTGFYREIKDLIDYATFDPATDQDVFGNVDGKVITRGFEAYASAPIRDDLSGTADFTYAAARETGSSAQFNRIPETVFKLGLDYHPQDLPFGASLTLQHVGDLQDTIGGGVGRIGYGDYTVLDIGTRVFLDDEHRHRIGLNLDNAFDEAYAAHLGRGTDDVTGDSYVVHDRGMPRTLYFNYTFSLQ from the coding sequence GACCGCTGCTTTAGGGGCGGATGCGAACGCGGTCGAAACCGTCGTGGTGACGGGCAGCCTGGAGAACGAGATTCCCCAGCTCCTTTCGCGGAATGGTACGCAGGTCGACGTGATCGCCGCGAAAGCCATCAAGAACGGCAGCTATGTCGATATCTCGCAGACGCTGGCTGCCGAGGCGCCAGGCCTCTATATCTCGTCCCAGCACGGTCCTTTCGACTATGTCGACGTCTCGCTGCTGGGCTCGCGCACCGCGGACGTGCTGTGGCTGGTCGACGGCGTGCGCATCGACAACCGGCTTTACGCCGGCACGACGCCGCTGGATTCCATCCCCGCCAGCATGGTGGAGCGCATCGAGGTCATCCAGGGCGGCGAGTCCCTGTTCTACGGCACCCAGGCGGTGGCGGGCGCGGTGAACATCATCACCAAGTCCTTCAGCAGCACGCCGGACGGCGCCGTCACGATCGGCGGCGACACCAATTATGGCGCGCATGCCGATGGCTATTTCCGCGACGGCTTCGGCCGCAGCAAGTTCGTGGTCTACGGCTCGGCGGACATATCGCCCGGCTTCCGTCCCATTCCCGAGGGCGAATTTCAGCCGAGCGAGACGTTGCGCATGCGGGGCTATCACGTGTTCAGCGGCGGCGGCAAATACCAGTTTGCCGCGACGGACGATCTCACGTTCACCGCGTCCTACGAGAAGAACATCGCGCATCTCGAATATCCGTCGCCACAGGACGTCAACACGGCGTTCAACCAGCGCAGCGAGGATCTGGTCACGGCCAAGATCGACTACGCGCCCAGCGACGATGTGCAGCTGTTCGTCAAGGGTTACTATCACTGGTGGATTTCGCACTACACCGAGTTCGACAACGATCCGGCCGGCGGTCTCGACATCGAGGACGATCATGACCACTGGGGCTATGTCGACCGCGGCGTCAACGCGATGGCGAAAATCGGCCTGCTGCCCGGGCTCAGCTCGGTCGTCGGATATGACTATCAGAACTACAACGGCAACGACGCGGTGCTGGTGATCGCCCCGCAATCGGAAGAGGCGCACGCGGTGTTCGGGCAGATCGAGGCGGCCGACCTGATCCCGAACGCGCATCTGGCGGTGGGCGTCCGCTACAACATGCCCAGCGTGGGCGAATCCGCTTTTGTCTGGAATGTCAGCGGTCAATACGACGTCTCGGACATGCTCTATGTGAAGGGCATGGCCGGCACCAGCTTCCGGCTTCCGACCGCGGAGGAGCTGTTTGCCAACGATCCCGACGACGAGAGGGGCAACCCCGGTCTGCGGCCCGAGCGCAGCATCGGCTTCAACGGATCGGTTGGCGGCCATTTCGACCTGGGTGTGCCCGTGGACTGGCACGTCACGGGCTTCTATCGCGAGATCAAGGATCTCATCGACTACGCCACCTTCGATCCGGCGACGGACCAGGATGTGTTCGGCAATGTCGACGGCAAGGTGATCACGCGCGGATTCGAGGCCTATGCCTCCGCGCCGATCCGCGATGACCTGTCGGGCACCGCCGACTTCACCTATGCCGCGGCGCGCGAGACCGGCTCTTCGGCACAGTTCAATCGGATTCCGGAAACCGTGTTCAAGCTCGGCCTCGACTATCATCCGCAGGACCTGCCGTTCGGCGCCAGCCTGACGCTGCAGCATGTCGGCGACCTGCAAGACACGATTGGCGGCGGTGTCGGGCGCATCGGATACGGCGACTACACGGTGCTCGATATCGGCACGCGGGTGTTCCTGGACGACGAGCACCGGCACCGGATCGGGCTCAACCTCGACAACGCGTTCGATGAAGCCTACGCAGCACATCTGGGTCGCGGTACCGACGATGTGACGGGCGACTCGTATGTCGTTCACGATCGGGGCATGCCGCGCACGCTCTATTTCAACTACACATTCTCGCTTCAATAG
- a CDS encoding PepSY domain-containing protein produces the protein MRIALRWIFAIHRYIGIGLGLLMLMWCLSGIVMMYVPYPSLSGAARQAGLQRLDLGQCCIVPSGGGPPSFSVEMIHGRLLLYGGKTLVDLRTGHEAGGITPADARASAERFARGNSLAATRMTLETIGSDQWTVSGGFRHDRPLYKFSLNDKAGTRLYVSSATGKVVQRVTASQRFWNYLGAVPHWLYFTRLRADPLLWGQVVIWTSLLGSFLVATGLYIGIRQWWVARGVGRWSPYRGFALWHHLPGLLFGVFLLSWIVSGLLSMNPWGLLEGDNRPDTGALRGPPATFARIGAALRAASNTERAADIVSLASAPLNGKLYLIATGRDGRRRRLDAAGQRAPLTQADIAFIAHAILHAPAARPSLVPDGDDYHFAQDGTGPSLPVLRLIAANGDRFYIDPVSGEPVAAFGAADRGYRWLFQGLHRLDFTAAMRTRPGWDVMMLVLLTGASSVAATGVYLGLRHIGRLMARRVDR, from the coding sequence ATGCGCATCGCTCTGCGGTGGATTTTCGCCATCCACCGCTACATCGGCATCGGGCTCGGTCTGCTGATGCTGATGTGGTGCCTTTCCGGCATCGTGATGATGTATGTGCCGTACCCCTCGCTGTCCGGGGCGGCGCGCCAGGCAGGTCTCCAGCGGCTGGACCTCGGCCAGTGCTGTATCGTGCCGTCCGGCGGCGGCCCGCCGTCCTTCTCGGTGGAGATGATCCACGGCCGCCTGTTGCTCTATGGCGGCAAGACGCTGGTCGATCTGCGCACCGGTCACGAGGCCGGCGGCATCACGCCGGCCGACGCGCGCGCGAGCGCCGAGCGCTTCGCCCGGGGCAATTCGCTTGCGGCGACCCGGATGACGCTGGAAACGATCGGCAGCGACCAGTGGACCGTCTCGGGCGGGTTTCGCCACGACCGGCCGCTGTACAAGTTCAGCCTGAACGACAAGGCCGGCACCCGCCTCTACGTCTCCAGTGCGACCGGCAAGGTCGTGCAGCGCGTCACCGCCTCGCAGCGCTTCTGGAACTATCTGGGCGCCGTGCCGCATTGGCTCTACTTCACGCGGCTGCGTGCCGATCCTCTGCTGTGGGGTCAGGTGGTTATCTGGACGTCCCTGCTTGGCAGCTTCCTGGTCGCGACGGGCCTCTATATCGGCATCCGGCAATGGTGGGTCGCGCGTGGGGTCGGGCGTTGGTCGCCCTATCGCGGATTCGCGTTGTGGCATCACCTGCCCGGATTGCTCTTCGGCGTGTTCCTCCTGAGCTGGATCGTAAGCGGTCTTCTTTCCATGAATCCCTGGGGCCTTCTCGAAGGTGACAACCGCCCCGACACCGGTGCGCTGCGCGGTCCGCCGGCGACATTTGCCCGGATCGGAGCGGCGCTCCGCGCGGCTTCGAACACGGAGCGCGCCGCGGATATCGTTTCGCTGGCGTCGGCGCCGCTGAACGGAAAGCTCTATCTGATCGCAACGGGCCGTGACGGACGTCGCCGGCGGCTGGACGCGGCAGGGCAACGCGCGCCACTTACGCAAGCGGATATCGCATTCATCGCGCACGCCATCTTGCATGCGCCCGCCGCGCGGCCGAGCCTTGTGCCGGACGGCGACGACTATCACTTTGCCCAGGACGGCACGGGACCAAGCTTGCCGGTGTTGCGGCTGATCGCCGCGAACGGCGATCGCTTCTACATCGACCCGGTGTCCGGCGAACCGGTCGCGGCGTTCGGCGCAGCGGATCGCGGCTATCGCTGGCTGTTTCAAGGCCTGCACAGGCTCGATTTCACGGCCGCGATGCGCACGCGTCCTGGATGGGACGTCATGATGCTCGTGCTGCTGACCGGCGCTTCATCGGTCGCTGCGACAGGCGTCTATCTGGGATTGCGCCATATCGGGCGGCTGATGGCTCGGCGCGTTGACAGGTAG
- a CDS encoding CbtB-domain containing protein: MSDTAFYPAAEPVSIPAIPVGEIVPWAILVGLLLLLAIYFVGAEEGATSLVGGMYVHEFVHDARHLLGFPCH, translated from the coding sequence ATGTCCGACACGGCTTTTTATCCTGCGGCGGAACCGGTTTCGATCCCGGCCATTCCGGTCGGCGAGATCGTCCCTTGGGCGATCCTGGTCGGCTTGCTGCTGCTGCTGGCGATCTATTTCGTCGGCGCCGAAGAAGGCGCGACCTCGCTCGTCGGCGGCATGTATGTGCACGAATTCGTGCATGACGCCCGGCATTTGCTCGGCTTCCCCTGCCACTAG